From a single Stackebrandtia endophytica genomic region:
- the meaB gene encoding methylmalonyl Co-A mutase-associated GTPase MeaB — translation MTSQLVDTEVAELAERAVGGDQRAIGRMISLVENGGSQVRQVAAVLPAPDRPARVIGLTGSPGVGKSTTTTALVSGYRKEGQRVAVLAVDPSSPFTGGAILGDRVRMQEHATDPDVFIRSMSSRGHLGGLAAATPQVVRVLESCGFDVILIETVGVGQAEVEIAGLADTTLVLLAPGMGDGIQAVKAGILEVADVFVINKSDRDGADATYRDIRSMMALITRDPNEWRQPIVKTIAHRGEGIADVIAAVDKHRDWLAEHGELERRRRDRAKAEVTAIVLGVLAKRFAVTEDIAARVAEGEIDPYGAAEDVLSR, via the coding sequence GTGACGAGTCAACTCGTTGACACCGAGGTCGCCGAGCTCGCCGAACGCGCGGTCGGCGGGGATCAGCGTGCGATCGGCCGGATGATCTCGCTGGTGGAGAACGGTGGCAGCCAGGTGCGGCAGGTCGCCGCCGTGCTGCCCGCTCCGGACCGCCCGGCCCGGGTGATCGGTTTGACCGGCTCACCCGGCGTCGGTAAGTCCACGACCACCACGGCGCTGGTGTCCGGCTACCGCAAGGAGGGCCAACGGGTCGCGGTGCTGGCGGTTGACCCGTCCAGCCCGTTCACCGGGGGCGCGATCCTCGGTGACCGGGTTCGTATGCAGGAGCACGCCACCGACCCGGACGTGTTCATCCGCTCGATGTCCTCGCGGGGACACCTGGGCGGATTGGCGGCGGCGACGCCGCAGGTGGTACGGGTTCTGGAGTCCTGTGGGTTCGACGTCATCCTGATCGAGACCGTCGGCGTCGGTCAGGCCGAAGTGGAAATCGCCGGGTTGGCCGACACCACCCTGGTCCTGTTGGCTCCCGGAATGGGCGACGGAATCCAGGCCGTGAAGGCGGGGATCCTGGAGGTGGCGGACGTGTTCGTCATCAACAAGTCCGATCGCGACGGTGCCGACGCGACCTATCGGGACATTCGATCCATGATGGCGCTGATCACCCGCGACCCCAACGAGTGGCGGCAACCGATCGTCAAGACCATCGCCCACCGGGGCGAGGGTATCGCCGATGTCATCGCCGCCGTCGACAAGCATCGCGACTGGCTGGCCGAACACGGTGAACTGGAACGTCGTCGCCGTGATCGCGCCAAAGCCGAGGTCACCGCGATCGTCTTGGGCGTGTTGGCCAAACGGTTCGCCGTCACCGAGGACATCGCCGCGCGAGTGGCCGAAGGTGAGATCGACCCGTACGGAGCGGCCGAGGACGTACTGAGCCGCTGA
- a CDS encoding TIGR04282 family arsenosugar biosynthesis glycosyltransferase, producing the protein MTTDPPTCILVIAKAPEPGRVKTRLCPPLTPQQAAELAEAALRDTLEAVAASPARRRVLVLAGEPGEWLPEGFEVVRQFGDGLDDRLANAFDTDDGPCLLIGMDTPQVTPELMAPALAVDAWRGVDAWFGPALDGGFWALGLARPRPDLIRGVPMSRSDTGRIQRRRLIAAGLSVRDLPPLTDVDTVSDVADVVALTGSGAFAREVDRIGVLK; encoded by the coding sequence ATGACCACCGATCCGCCGACCTGCATCCTGGTCATCGCCAAGGCGCCCGAACCCGGCCGGGTCAAGACGCGGTTGTGTCCGCCGTTGACCCCGCAGCAGGCCGCCGAACTGGCCGAGGCGGCACTGCGCGACACGCTGGAGGCGGTGGCGGCCAGCCCGGCTCGGCGTCGGGTGCTGGTGTTGGCGGGTGAGCCCGGTGAGTGGCTTCCCGAGGGGTTCGAGGTCGTGCGGCAGTTCGGTGACGGCCTGGACGATCGGTTGGCCAACGCCTTCGACACCGACGACGGACCCTGCCTGCTGATCGGAATGGACACTCCACAGGTGACCCCGGAGCTGATGGCTCCGGCCTTGGCGGTCGACGCCTGGCGGGGCGTCGACGCCTGGTTCGGTCCCGCCCTCGACGGAGGATTCTGGGCCCTGGGGCTCGCCCGACCCCGGCCCGACCTGATCCGGGGTGTGCCGATGTCACGATCCGACACGGGGCGGATCCAACGACGGCGACTGATCGCGGCGGGCCTGTCGGTGCGGGATCTGCCTCCCTTGACCGATGTGGACACGGTTTCCGATGTCGCGGACGTCGTGGCGCTCACCGGGTCGGGCGCGTTCGCGCGGGAGGTCGACCGGATCGGAGTCCTCAAGTGA
- a CDS encoding glycosyltransferase family 2 protein, whose protein sequence is MACVNDSTSAPVDVILPCLDEAAALPWVLARIPSGWRAIVVDNGSRDGSAEIAADCGATVVSEPRRGFGSACHAGLSAATAEVVCFCDCDASMNPARLATVVQPLLSDSADLVLARRRPTTWGAWPLHARVGNAVLARMLRHRTGVRLRDLGPMRAARRTELVKLGITDRRSGYPLEMVVRAADDGWRIRETWVPYLPRTGRSKVTGTWRGTWDAVRDMRKVLRT, encoded by the coding sequence CTGGCCTGCGTGAACGACTCAACGTCCGCGCCGGTCGATGTGATCCTGCCGTGTCTCGACGAGGCGGCCGCGCTGCCGTGGGTGCTGGCGAGAATCCCGTCCGGTTGGCGGGCGATCGTCGTCGACAACGGGTCACGTGACGGCTCCGCCGAGATCGCCGCCGACTGCGGCGCCACCGTGGTCTCGGAGCCTCGCCGGGGTTTCGGTTCCGCCTGCCACGCCGGACTGTCGGCGGCGACGGCCGAGGTGGTGTGCTTCTGCGACTGCGACGCCTCGATGAATCCGGCCCGATTGGCGACGGTGGTCCAACCGCTGTTGTCCGACTCCGCCGACCTGGTGCTGGCGCGGCGGCGACCCACCACCTGGGGTGCCTGGCCGCTGCACGCCCGCGTCGGCAATGCCGTTCTGGCGCGGATGCTGCGGCACCGCACCGGGGTTCGGCTGCGCGATCTGGGCCCGATGCGGGCGGCGCGCCGCACCGAACTGGTCAAGCTGGGCATCACCGATCGCCGTTCCGGTTATCCACTGGAGATGGTCGTCAGGGCCGCCGACGACGGCTGGCGCATTCGGGAGACCTGGGTGCCGTATCTGCCGCGCACCGGCCGCTCCAAGGTCACCGGAACCTGGCGCGGCACCTGGGACGCCGTACGCGACATGCGAAAGGTGTTGAGGACATGA
- a CDS encoding class I SAM-dependent methyltransferase, with the protein MAETDAGSRLRRLHWYGDLYSEAIRSGRGPLFLCRADGWMLPLEIERWCAAADEVDQEVLRRCHGTVLDIGCGPGRFAAALRARRHEVLGIDVSAVAVQRTRDNGANALRLSVYDRLPGEGDWDTTLLMDGNIGIGGDPAALLRRIADITVPNGLLLVEVATVDVDERVTVHLADSSGGRGDHFAWARVGVEALSRLARPIGWRLDDHWTVDGRAFAALRAPSPPQHEEGRDRDRGRGLGAQPPADPRQ; encoded by the coding sequence ATGGCCGAAACCGACGCCGGTTCCCGGCTTCGTCGACTCCACTGGTACGGCGACCTCTATTCGGAGGCGATCCGTTCCGGACGCGGGCCACTGTTCCTGTGCCGCGCCGACGGTTGGATGCTGCCGTTGGAGATCGAACGGTGGTGCGCCGCCGCCGACGAGGTCGACCAGGAGGTCCTGCGTCGCTGCCACGGGACAGTCTTGGACATCGGGTGCGGACCGGGCCGGTTCGCCGCCGCGCTTCGCGCCCGACGGCACGAGGTGCTCGGTATCGACGTCAGCGCGGTCGCGGTGCAGCGGACCCGCGACAACGGGGCGAACGCACTGCGCCTGTCGGTGTACGACCGGTTGCCCGGTGAAGGCGATTGGGACACCACGCTCCTCATGGACGGCAACATCGGCATCGGCGGTGACCCGGCGGCCCTGTTGCGCCGCATCGCCGACATCACCGTCCCCAACGGCTTGCTGTTGGTCGAGGTGGCCACGGTGGACGTCGACGAACGCGTCACCGTGCATCTGGCCGACAGTTCGGGCGGACGAGGTGACCACTTCGCCTGGGCCCGAGTAGGTGTGGAGGCACTGTCGCGACTGGCCCGCCCGATCGGCTGGCGTCTCGACGACCACTGGACGGTGGACGGTCGCGCCTTCGCCGCGTTGCGGGCGCCGTCACCACCACAGCATGAGGAAGGTCGCGATCGCGATCGCGGTCGCGGCTTGGGCGCCCAACCACCAGCGGATCCCCGGCAGTAG
- a CDS encoding molybdopterin-dependent oxidoreductase, with protein MTSPGRVRAAITRSRLSPFRPGAFSSALHHPRIAVLIGRVLGAAIIVCFLTGLYSHFLQNPQPWMVFPTRPTWLYRLSQGLHVATGTALIPLVLAKLWTVYPRLFAWPPVRSWAHGLERMSIALFVPAVLLQLFMGLLNTLKWYPWPFTFRTLHFWLAWIIVGSLLLHISVKLPIISRHWSSDGTPRDRPGGWTRRGFLTTIAAATAAVVVTTVGQTVTPLRRAALLAPRQPGVGPQGFPVNRTAKQAGVVVPTAWRLHLDGPTPRTLTLADVTALPQHEVRLPIACVDGWSQLGRWGGVRIKDLLALTDAPPGSTVRVVSAETTGSYRVSRLGPEFAYDDLTLLALRLNGEVLHLDHGYPARLIAPARPGVLQTKWVERLEVLP; from the coding sequence ATGACGTCGCCGGGACGGGTACGAGCCGCGATCACGCGATCACGACTGTCACCGTTTCGGCCCGGGGCGTTCTCCTCGGCACTTCACCACCCGCGAATCGCGGTGTTGATCGGCCGGGTCCTGGGTGCCGCGATCATCGTCTGCTTCCTCACCGGCCTGTACAGCCACTTCCTGCAGAACCCGCAACCGTGGATGGTGTTTCCGACCCGGCCGACCTGGTTGTACCGGCTCAGCCAGGGACTGCACGTCGCCACCGGGACCGCCCTCATCCCACTGGTACTGGCGAAACTGTGGACCGTCTACCCGCGACTGTTCGCCTGGCCGCCGGTGCGGTCGTGGGCTCACGGCCTGGAGAGAATGTCGATCGCACTGTTCGTTCCGGCGGTACTGCTGCAACTGTTCATGGGGCTGCTCAACACCCTCAAGTGGTATCCATGGCCGTTCACGTTCCGCACCCTGCACTTCTGGCTGGCGTGGATCATCGTCGGCTCACTCCTCCTGCACATCTCGGTCAAACTGCCGATCATCAGTCGCCATTGGAGCTCCGACGGCACGCCCCGGGATCGTCCCGGCGGTTGGACGCGGCGAGGCTTTCTCACCACGATCGCCGCCGCGACCGCCGCAGTCGTCGTGACCACGGTCGGCCAGACGGTCACCCCGCTGCGGCGAGCGGCGCTGCTGGCACCCAGGCAACCCGGAGTGGGTCCACAGGGTTTCCCGGTCAACCGCACCGCGAAGCAGGCCGGGGTGGTCGTGCCCACGGCGTGGCGGCTTCACCTGGACGGCCCGACGCCGCGGACGTTGACGTTGGCCGATGTCACCGCCCTCCCGCAACACGAGGTGCGGCTGCCCATCGCATGCGTCGACGGCTGGAGCCAACTCGGCCGGTGGGGAGGCGTACGCATCAAGGACCTGTTGGCGCTGACCGATGCGCCACCGGGGTCAACGGTCCGGGTGGTCTCGGCCGAGACCACCGGGTCCTATCGGGTCTCGCGGCTGGGACCGGAATTCGCCTACGACGACCTGACCCTGCTCGCCCTGCGGCTCAACGGCGAGGTCCTGCACCTCGATCACGGTTACCCGGCCCGCCTCATCGCACCGGCCCGCCCGGGCGTGCTTCAGACCAAGTGGGTCGAGCGGCTGGAGGTACTGCCGTGA
- the mce gene encoding methylmalonyl-CoA epimerase produces MSEVLPVGLLAVDHVGIAVPDLSEAIRFHEEILGATCVHTERNEEQGVEEAMIAVGDGTTRIQLLAPLGPDSTIAKFIDRNGPGLQQLAFTVADITAACDALRARGLRLLYETPRRGTADSRINFVHPKDAGGVLIELVEPAAA; encoded by the coding sequence ATGAGTGAAGTATTGCCGGTTGGGCTGCTGGCTGTCGACCACGTCGGCATCGCGGTGCCGGATCTGTCCGAGGCCATCCGATTCCATGAGGAGATCCTGGGCGCCACCTGCGTCCACACCGAGCGCAACGAGGAGCAGGGCGTCGAGGAGGCCATGATCGCCGTCGGCGACGGAACCACCCGGATCCAGCTGCTGGCGCCGCTCGGCCCCGACTCCACGATCGCGAAGTTCATCGACCGCAACGGTCCCGGGCTTCAACAGTTGGCGTTCACGGTGGCCGATATCACTGCCGCCTGCGACGCGCTGCGGGCTCGCGGGTTGCGCCTGCTGTATGAGACACCGCGCCGAGGCACCGCCGACTCCCGGATCAACTTCGTGCATCCGAAGGACGCCGGCGGTGTGCTCATCGAACTGGTGGAGCCCGCCGCGGCCTGA
- a CDS encoding NAD-dependent epimerase/dehydratase family protein, whose amino-acid sequence MRVLVTGGCGFIGSHIVTEFRRAGHEVVVLDALLPAAHPASATVPDEVIRADVRDRDAVADALAGVDLVCHQAAMVGQGRDFTDAPDYVGCNDLGTAVLLAAMTGRGVNRLVLAGSMVVYGEGRYHCGVHGEVRPGPRSSRDLAAGRFEPRCPECGRGLDPGLVDEDAPLDPRNLYAATKLAQEHLVSAWARATDGHAVSLRYHNVYGPGMPRDTPYAGVAAFFRSALAAGGPPRVFEDGAQRRDFVHVRDIATANVVAAEALSGTEPGSMRAYNVASGRPHTIGEMATALSAAHGGPAPVVTGEYRLGDVRHITASVHRLTGELGWHPQVDFDEGIKEFAIAPLRTVADTDVAG is encoded by the coding sequence ATGCGGGTACTGGTCACCGGCGGGTGCGGATTCATAGGGTCACACATCGTGACGGAGTTTCGGCGCGCCGGACACGAGGTCGTCGTGTTGGACGCGTTGTTGCCGGCGGCCCATCCGGCCTCGGCCACGGTGCCGGACGAGGTGATCCGCGCCGACGTCCGCGACCGCGACGCGGTGGCCGACGCTCTGGCGGGTGTGGACCTGGTGTGTCATCAGGCGGCGATGGTCGGGCAGGGCCGGGATTTCACCGACGCGCCCGATTACGTGGGGTGCAACGACCTCGGCACCGCGGTGTTGTTGGCGGCGATGACCGGACGGGGCGTGAACCGACTGGTGTTGGCCGGTTCCATGGTCGTCTACGGCGAGGGCCGGTACCACTGTGGAGTGCACGGCGAGGTCCGGCCGGGTCCCCGGTCGAGCCGGGATCTGGCGGCGGGACGGTTCGAACCGCGCTGTCCCGAATGCGGGCGCGGCCTGGATCCCGGATTGGTCGATGAGGACGCTCCCCTCGATCCGCGCAACCTGTACGCGGCGACGAAGCTGGCGCAGGAACACCTGGTGTCGGCGTGGGCGCGCGCCACCGACGGTCACGCCGTCTCGTTGCGGTACCACAACGTCTACGGCCCCGGGATGCCTCGCGACACGCCGTATGCGGGGGTGGCGGCGTTCTTCCGCTCGGCGTTGGCCGCGGGTGGTCCGCCCCGGGTGTTCGAGGACGGTGCACAGCGCCGCGACTTCGTTCACGTGCGTGACATCGCCACCGCCAACGTGGTCGCCGCCGAGGCGCTGTCGGGTACCGAGCCCGGTTCGATGCGCGCGTATAACGTCGCCAGCGGTCGGCCACACACCATCGGTGAGATGGCGACGGCGTTGTCGGCCGCGCACGGCGGCCCCGCTCCGGTGGTCACCGGTGAGTACCGGCTGGGCGACGTCCGGCACATCACCGCCTCGGTGCACCGTCTCACCGGCGAGTTGGGCTGGCATCCACAGGTGGACTTCGATGAGGGGATCAAGGAGTTCGCGATCGCGCCGCTGCGAACCGTCGCGGACACCGACGTGGCCGGTTAG
- a CDS encoding acetyl-CoA C-acetyltransferase produces MADDSRTTTVLVAGARTPNGKLLGALGDQTATKLGGHAIAAALERAGVTADQVDYVIMGQVLQAGAGQIPARQAAVAAGIPMTVPALTVNKVCLSGLNAIALADQLIRAGEIEIAVAGGMESMTGAPHLLTGQRKGYKYGDVTVKDHMALDGLTDPWDGIPMGESTENHNTRLGIKRAEQDEFAARSHNRAAAAQKDGRFDREIAPIEIPQRKGDPIVVTTDEGVRPDTSVEVLGKLRPAFAKDGTITAGNSSPISDGAAAVVVMSKAKAEELGLEYLAEIVAYGQVAGPDNSLHSQPANAIKAALAKTGNTPADLSVVEINEAFASVGLQSTRELGIDADIVNPNGGAIALGHPIGASGARLVLTLAHELQSRGGGLGAAALCGGGGQGDALVLKV; encoded by the coding sequence ATGGCAGACGACTCGCGCACCACCACCGTGCTGGTGGCCGGTGCCAGAACCCCTAACGGAAAGCTGCTGGGCGCCCTCGGCGACCAGACCGCGACCAAACTCGGCGGACACGCCATCGCGGCGGCACTGGAGCGCGCCGGTGTCACCGCCGACCAGGTCGATTACGTCATCATGGGCCAGGTGCTGCAGGCCGGGGCCGGGCAGATCCCCGCACGTCAGGCCGCCGTCGCCGCCGGCATTCCCATGACCGTGCCCGCGCTGACGGTCAACAAGGTGTGCCTGTCGGGTCTCAACGCGATCGCGTTGGCCGACCAGTTGATCCGCGCCGGTGAGATCGAGATCGCCGTCGCCGGTGGCATGGAGTCCATGACCGGCGCCCCGCACCTGCTCACCGGGCAGCGCAAGGGCTACAAGTACGGCGACGTCACGGTCAAGGACCACATGGCGTTGGACGGACTCACCGACCCGTGGGACGGAATCCCCATGGGTGAGTCCACCGAGAACCACAACACCCGGCTGGGCATCAAGCGCGCCGAACAGGACGAATTCGCCGCCCGCAGCCACAACCGGGCGGCCGCCGCACAGAAGGACGGCCGTTTCGACCGGGAGATCGCTCCGATCGAGATCCCGCAGCGCAAGGGCGACCCGATCGTGGTGACGACCGATGAGGGCGTCCGCCCCGACACCAGCGTCGAGGTGCTGGGCAAGTTGCGTCCCGCCTTCGCCAAGGACGGCACCATCACCGCCGGCAACTCCTCGCCCATCTCCGACGGTGCCGCCGCCGTGGTGGTCATGAGCAAGGCCAAGGCGGAGGAACTCGGACTGGAATACCTCGCCGAGATCGTCGCCTACGGCCAGGTCGCCGGACCGGACAACTCTCTGCACTCTCAGCCGGCCAACGCGATCAAGGCCGCACTGGCCAAGACCGGAAACACTCCCGCCGACCTGTCGGTGGTCGAGATCAACGAGGCCTTCGCCTCGGTCGGACTTCAGTCGACCCGGGAACTGGGCATCGACGCCGACATCGTCAACCCCAACGGCGGCGCGATCGCGCTGGGCCACCCCATCGGTGCCTCCGGCGCCCGCCTGGTTCTGACCCTCGCCCACGAACTGCAGTCTCGTGGTGGCGGTTTGGGAGCCGCCGCCCTGTGCGGTGGAGGCGGTCAAGGTGACGCACTGGTCTTGAAGGTGTAG